CTCAAAAAGCTTTGAAATAAGCAAGAAAACCCAACATCACCTGATGTTGGGTTATTTTTTTTCTTGATTTCGTCTGAGGGAAAAGTGGTCTGGGACGGGATCTTTTCCTATTGGCGACCAAGGATGGCATCGGAAAATTCGAGCCAAGCCCATCAGAACACCCTTGAAGCCATGTTTTTCAATAGCCTGAATCATGTAGTTGGAACAAGTCGGCTCAAAGCGACAAGAAGGTGGAAAGGCTGGGGAGATAAAACGTTGGTAAAAGCGT
The sequence above is a segment of the Streptococcus oralis ATCC 35037 genome. Coding sequences within it:
- the yidD gene encoding membrane protein insertion efficiency factor YidD, encoding MKRILIAPVRFYQRFISPAFPPSCRFEPTCSNYMIQAIEKHGFKGVLMGLARIFRCHPWSPIGKDPVPDHFSLRRNQEKK